The Herbaspirillum sp. DW155 genomic interval CCGCCGGACTGTGCCTGCACATCGATGTCGCGCTGTGCAGCGATCATCTGCAGGCCGATGCCCTGGTCGCCGGCAGCAGTTGCCCCGGCCAGCAATCCGATGGCCTGCTGCGTGCGCAGCCGGAATTGCTGACCACTGACGTGCTGGGCATCCTGTCCGACGATCAGGCTGACGCCCCCGCCATTGGCCATCTGCAGATGCTGTCCGGCCACCACGCCCAGTCCTTCCTTTGCAGCGATCTGGATCAGCGGCGTGCTGGTGGCAGGCAGTTCCTGCTGCGCGATCTCGGCCTGTCCGTCAATGGCCTGCTTCATCGCATCGGGTCCCTCTGCCATGCCCACCGTGCGATGTGTGCGGACTGCCTCGCCGAAGGTCTTGCTGAGGTGTGCAGCCTGTCGTGCCATCGCCCGCTGGCCCATGTTGTCTCCAGCGGGGTCACGATGCTGGGCGCGATGTTCCACCCGATAACTGGAGAACAGAATGCCGCGTCCCGCACGTATCACCCCATAGGCATCGGTACGCAATTCCACGCCCGTGCCACGGAAGCTGCCGCGATAATTGTCGGCGCTGTGGATCAGGTGACCCAGGTTCAGTTCGGTGCCGGCCTGGGTGGTCTTGAGCTGGATGCGGCCACGGTCGTTGCTGTCGTCGAAGAGCAGCTGGTTGTATCCCCAGCCACCAAACTCCTTGGAGCGGATGCCCCATTGCGCAGCAGAATTGCGATGCCCGTCGAGATCGGCACTGGCACCATGCCAGGTCGGCGCGTGACCGCCCGCCAGATTGCCCTGGCCGCTGATGGCGGTATCGCCGGCTTGTTGAAAAATCTGGATTTCGGCAGAAACCTTCACCTCGCCACCGGGCGTTGCAGCGACACCGCCCTCCCCACGGCCGTTGTAGAGGGCACCGAGCACAATCGGTCGCTCCAGGTCGTTTTCGATGAATTGCACGAGGACTTCCTGCCCGATGCGCGGCAGGAACTGCATCCCCATGCCCGGTCCGGCGCAGCGCTGGCCCACCCGTACCCAGCAGGTCGCGGCCGCATCATCGTGCCGTCCCTGCCAGTGGAAACGGATGCGCACGCGGCCCAGCCGGTCGCAGCAGAGTTCATCGGGACCGTTGGGCTGAGTCTGCCCCCGGTCGCCGACCACGATGGCGCTCTGGCTGCCCTGCGCCAATGCATGAGGCCGGCGCTCCAGGCCCGTGCCATCGGCCAGCACGGGGCGCCAGGGGATGTCGGCGCGGATTGCTTCGAACACATTGGCGTATCCCATGCGGCGCGCCAGCGCGATCAAGTCCTGATCGCTGGCCAGAGTCGCTGCCGTCCCGGTGGTCTTGAGGCAGGCAGCGATGGCCTCGTCCAGCAGGACAGGCAAGGGGCCGAACAATTCGGCCAGTGCCGCTTCGGTCTGCGCAGGCAGATTGTTGACGCCCACACCGAGCACCGAGAGCACGGCATAGTCACGTTCCTGCCCGGCCAACGGTCCCTGCATCAAGGCGAAGCGCGATCCCGCCTGCAAGCTGCGCACCGTGCCGCGTCCGCGCCAGAGCTTGTTGCGGGCTTCGGCGGCTTCCATCATCAGGCGTGCGTGGCGGTCTGCGGCGTGGCCGTCGTCATGGGCGAACGGGCCTGCGCTGTCGTAGCTTTCCAGCCAGGGTGCAGCGCGGCCGCCGAATGCATGATGGGTGGGGATGCTTGAGGCGATGGCTTGTTTGTTCTGGTAGTCGTAGGCCAGCAGCGTGTAGCTGGCCGCTTGCAGGCTGCGGCAGGCGGCCAGGGCATGGATGACGTCCCGTTGCTCCTGCTCCCGGGCGCCATGAAAGCGGATGCCGCGATGGGCCGCGCTGGTCGCATCTTCGGGAAAGGAACTGCGCGCAGTACTGTCGGCAAAGATCACCATGCGATGTCCCTGCGGGCTGGCTGCATGTTCTTCCATGCGCCATGAGAGCCCTTCACCGGCCAGCAGGCGGCTGATGAAATCGAAATGCGTCTGACGGTATTGGACGGTATAGCTGCGCAGCGGCAAGCGGCCCAGGCACGTCAGCGCATCGGCAGACCAATGCCAGTCGGCATGTTGCGGGAATTCACGGAAGACGTCTTCGACCACTTCCAGCAGGCTCTTGTCTTGCCAGACGCGGCTGGTGCTGGCTTGTGTGAGCAGCCAGAGCCAGGGCGCCAGACGCAGGCGATAGCGACAGAAACCGCCATCACCACCCAGTTTGGCGACTTCATGGATCAGCCCGGTACTTCGCCGGACACCGCCGTCGGCCAGGCGCATCTCCAGCGTGGCGCGGCGACCCAGCAGGGAACTCGGCGCTGCATCCGCCTCCAGGCTCAGGACGATCACTTCGGTAGCGCCCACCGCATGCAAGGCGTCGACAGCGGCATAGGCCTCGACCAGGAAGCGGTCCTCGGTTTGACCGGCAATATCCAGGCGGTACAAGCGCGTTGCCGCAGAAAAGCGGATCAGGCGGGAGAGCAGACGGCTGGTGGTATCCATGAAGGGGGGCGGTGTGCAATGACGGGCCGCCATTCTTGTTCGGCCCGTGCGCCATCATGGAAAAGATCAGAAAAAAACGGCCAGCAATCGAAAATCAGCGATTCGTTTTTCAAATTATTTGGATGATTTCTCCAACTTCTGACAGCCATCAAAAAAGCCCACGTCCGTGAAGACGTGGGCTCGCAGAGATCAAGGCTGCACAGACCGCCAGCCGCTGCCCTGGAGCAGCGGCTGACAGGCCCGTCCCTCAAGGCTTACTGCCTGGCCAGCGGCGCACTGCCCGCCTCCGTCGCTTTCTTCTCCGGCAATTGCTTGCGCACCTTGGCCACATCGGACGCACTCACCGACGACGCCTGGTTGCCCCAGCTGCTGCGGATGAAGGTGACCACATCGGCCACTTCCTGATCCGACAGGCGGCTGGCAAAGCCCGGCATGGCGAATTGCGTCGGGGCCTTGTGGGTCCAGGGCATTTCGGCACCTTCCAGCACGATGCGGATCAGCGACGCCGGGTTCCCGGCATTGACCGTCGGTGACAAGGCCAGGGTCGGGAAGGTCTCGTCATAGCCCTTGCCACTGCTGCGGTGGCAGGCCGCGCAGTTGCTCAGGAAGGCCATCGCTCCCGGACTCTGGTCACTTCCCTTGCGCAAGGCCTGGTGGGTCTTGTCGTCATAGGCCAGCGCGGCCGTGCCCTCCTTCACCGCCTTCAAGGACTTCAGGTACTTGGCCATGGCCGAGAGATCTTCTTCGGTCATGTACTGGGTACTCTGCGCCACCACATCGGCCATGCCGCCAAAGGCCGCGGAATGGCTGTTGCGGCCGGTCTTGAGGAAGGCCACGATGTCAGCCTCGCTCCAGTTGCCCAGGCCATCGCGGGCGTCGCCGCGCAGGTTGTTGGCGAGGTAGCCATCGATGACGCCACCGGAGAGGTACAGGCTGCTGTCGTTGGACAGCGCCTTTTCCTGCATGCCGACGCCGCGCGGAGTGTGGCAGGCACCGCAATGCCCCAGCCCCTCGACCAGATACTGGCCACGGACCAGAGGACTGTTGTCCTCGGGGCCATCGACCGCAACCGCCGGTGCGAAGACCTTGCGCCAGATCGACAGCGGCCAGCGCATCGACAGCGGCCAGGTGATGTCCACACCGCGATTGGGTGCGGGGTCAGCCTGCACGCCATTCATGAAGTAGGCATACAGCGCCTTCACGTCAGACGGCTTGACCCTGGCATAGGAGGGATACGGCATGGCCGGATAAAGCGACGCACCATCCTTGCGGATGCCGTGACGCAACGCCTTGTCGAAATCCTCTTCGCTGTAGCTGCCGATGCCGTTTTCCTTGTCCGGCGTAATGTTGGAGGAATACACCGTGCCCACGGGCGTGGCAATGGGCAGGCCACCCGCAAAAGGCTTGCCGCCCTTGGCGGTGTGGCAGGCCACGCAGTCCCCGGCCTTGGCCAGGTACTCGCCACGCTGCACCAGCTGCTGGTCAACCGGGGACGCTGCCGGATTGCCCTGCGCTGCTGCGGTGAAGGCGGACAGCGACATGACTGCCGCGCAGGCGGCGATGAAATAATGCTTGATCATGGTCGTCATCCTTATGCCTGCACCAGCGGGCCGGGGTTTTTCAGATACTGCTCGCGGATCGCACGGGCGGAGTGATACGCCAGCGCCGTGACCAGCCCGGTCGGGTTGTAACCCATGTTCTGCGGGAAGGCACAGGCCCCGTAGACGAACACGTTGGGCACGTCCCAGCTTTGCAGATACTTGTTGACCACGCTGTTCCTGGGCGTGGTGCCCATGATGGCGCCACCGGTCAGGTGTGTCGACTGATAAACCCGGGTATCCCAGGACGAACCGGTCTTGCGCACGGCCTTGACGACCTTCTCCGGATTCATGGCCTGGCCGACCTTTTCCATCTGGCCGGCGATGTAGGTCAGCATCTTGCCTTCGTTCTCCTTCCAGTTCAGGGTCAGGCGCAAGAGCGGCTGACCATTGGCATCCTTGTAGGTCGGGTCCAGCGACAGGTAGCAATCGCGATAGGCCATCACCGAACCGGACATGCCGATGGTGAGCGTGCGCTGGTAGGCATCCTGCACGCTGGCCTTCCATTCGGAACCCCAGTTGGGAACCTTCTCGCCGGGCATGGTGCCGGCCTGCTTGATGGGGCGGCCACCGTAACGCACGTGACGAATCGAGGCACCGCCGATGAAGCCCAGCGGACCGTGGTCGAACTGGTCGGCGTTGAGGTCGTCCATGCCCACGCCACCGGCACCGGTGCCGATAAAGGGATTGAACTGCGTACCTTTGGGCATGACCACGTTGATGCCGCCGTTGTACTGGTAGGCGAAGTTCTTGCCCACCACGCCTTCACCGGAGACCGGATCATAGGGCTTGCCGATGCCCGAGAGCAGCAGCAAACGCACGTTGTGGGTCTGGAAGGCGGTCAGCAGGACCAGGTCGGCGGGCTGCTCGACTTCGCGGCCTTGCGCGTCGATGTAAGTGACGCCGGTGGCACGCTTGCCGGAGGCATCCAGGTTGACCTTGATGACCTGGGCCTTGGTACGTACCTCGAAGTTCTTGCGCTTCAACAGCACCGGCAGGATGGTGGTCTGCGGCGAGGCCTTGGAATACATGTAGCAGCCGTAGTTTTCGCAGAAGCCGCAATAGTTGCAGGGACCGATGCGCACGCCATACGGATTGGTGAAGGGCTGCGAGGCATTGGCGGCCGGTGTCGGATACGGATGATAGCCGACGTCGCGCATGGCCTTTTCCACCAGCGAGGCGCTGTACTGGTATTGCAGCGGCGGGGTCGGGAATTCATCGCTGCGCTCGGCTTCCAGCGGATTGCCGCCGGGGACGATCTTGCCCTTGAGATTGCCGGCCTTGCCGGAGACGGCCATGACCTTTTCCGAGAAATCGTAGAACGGCTCCAGCTCCTTGTAGGTCACGCCATGATCCTGGATGGTCATGTCCTCGGGAATGAATTTCTTGCCGTATTTCTGCTCATGGTGCGTGCGCATTTCCAGCTCTTCGGGCAGGTTGCGGTACATCATGCCGTTCCAGTGGAAACCGGCACCGCCCACGCCGTCACCGAGCAGGAAGGAACCATGCTGGCGGTAAGGGACGGCTACGTCGGAGAGCGTATGACGAATCGTCACGGTCTCGCGCGAGAGGTCCTGGAACAGCGCGCCGCGCACCGAGTACTTCAGTTCATCGACCGCCTTGGGATAAGGCGTATCGGTATTGGTGTCTCGCATGTCGCCGCGTTCCAGCGCCAGCACGTTCAGGCCGGCTTCGGTGAGCTCCATGCCCATGATGGAACCGGTCCAGCCCAGGCCCACCATCACTACATCCACTTTGTCTTTTTTGATAGCCATGATCAGCCCTTCTCTCCCAGAATCGACACGGGGCCGTATGGATACTTGACGTTGTACTGGTCCACCCAGTCGGCGAAATCGGCGCGCGCACCGGGGAAGCCGACCATCTTCCAGCCACCCATCTTCTGGTTGCCGCCATACATCGGGTCGGCGAAATAGCCTTCCTTGGTATTGCCCAGCATGAAGCTGAAGAAGGTCTTGGCCGGTACGGTATCGAAAGTGATCTTGCCGCCTTCCATCATCTTGAGCACGTCCACCTGCCTGGCCTTGTCGAGTTCGGCGAAGACCTTGCCGTGGTTCTTGCTGCACCAGTCGTTGCAGGCGGCAATGCCCTGGCGATAGATGTCGCGCGGCACCAGCGAGAGCTGGTAACCCAGTTCAGGCACGCTGTCCGGATGGAAGGGGCCTTGCATGTACCACAGCTTGCCGGCGCCATAGGGGGTTTCCATCTGGCGGTCGATGAACTCGGGCACGCCGGTTTCCAGCGCACCGGCGCCATACTGATCCGAGGGAATGAGGTGATCGACGGCGGCGTTGAGGAAGGCCCATTCGGGCGCGGTGAAGTAGGTGGGCGTGTAGGCGCGGGGCTTGCCCGGCTCGCTGCTGTCGGCCATGGCCGGTTGGCTGACTGCTACGGTGGTGGCGCCGCCTAGCGTGGTCGCGGCTGGGACGATGGCCAACACCTGGCGCAGGAAGCGCCGCCTGGGCTCTTTATCTTGGGACATGAGTATCCTTTGGACGTGGGATTTGACGAGGCAATACCTGGACGCTCACACGACTGGTCACACACGAAGATGAACCCTCCCCCTGCGGACCGGACCTGCGCCGTCTCTTGTTGTTGTGGTGCTGCCCCTGTGCAGCCTTCGGGCGCAGCCGCTCAGGGTGGAGAACAGATCGGCAGGGCCAAGGTTAAGGCCCCGCCTGAAGACATCAGGCCAGCACTTCGGCGAAGAAGGCCTGCAACGCCACGGCCGCACGCTCTGCCGTCTGGCGGTGGTAGAAGAAGCCGGGATGATTGGCATCCGGGTCGGTGAAGGAGTGGCCGGCCTGACCATAGTTGACCAGTTGCCAGTCGATCTGAAGCGCGCTCATCTCGTCGATGAAACCATTGACCTGATCGCGCGGTACCGACGGATCCTGCACGCCATGCAGCACCAGCACCGCGCCCTTGACCTTGCTCTGGGCCGGGGCGGGGGTATCGAGCGCGCCGTGCAGCGAGACCGTGCCGCGCAGGTCAGCGCCATCACGCGCCAGTTCCAGCGCCGCCGTACCGCCGAAGCAGAAGCCGCTGGCACCGAGCTTGCCGCTGTCGAGCCTGACGAAGGACTGTTCGCGCAAGACCTTCAGCGCGCCGTGCATGCGCTTGCGCAGTTCGGCCCGGTCCTTCTTCAGCGGGATGATGGCCGCCAGCGCTTCATCCGGATTGGTCGGACGCAGGGTCTTGCCGAACACATCGGCCACCAGGATGGCATGACCGGCACCGATGGTGGTAGCGGCGATCTCCAGCGCCTGCTGGCGCAGACCGAAATAGTTGGGCACGCTCAGCACACCCGAGACCGGCGGATGGGCCTTGTTGTAGAGCAGGACGCTTTCGTAGTCGATGCCATCGGCGCTGTGGGCGATGGTCTCGATACCGAGATCGGAAGCCGCAATGCCGAGCTTCTCGGCGATGGCGGCGGTGTTCCAGGATGTGGACATGGAGGCTCCTTTGGTTGGCAAACGCCGCCCCGGCGTTGAGGCCGGGCGGCGTTCAGGAAACTTGTGTTTGGCGTCAATGCGGTCGGTCAGGGCGGCAGTGCCAGGCCATTTTCAGCTCAGCCATGCCCTTGGCTTGACCGCATGTGGGCAGCAATGTTCGCACAAACACTGCATTTCTGCAGGAGGTCATACCAATGGACCTCGAACAAATGCGAGGCTCACCCCTACAAAACCCATACAAGACGCAGGGTGCTGCCGGGCAACTTGACTTTTACTTGCGAGCAATGGATTCTTGCCCGACCCCATCGGCAGACCTCTTCCCTACAACAGCCAACACGAGCGCTTCCATGAACGATCAACCTGACTTGCCTGACTCCGCCGTTCCGACTCCTCCTGCTTCCAATACGCCTGCTAGTTTCGCCACCGCCCTGCGCGACTCGGCCGACCACAGCGCGCCGCAGGCGTTTTCCTTTTCCGGAAGCGGTTCTGAATATTTCCGCATCTGGATCGTCAACCTGCTGCTGTCCATCGTCACCCTGGGCATCTATTCGGCCTGGGCCAAGGTGCGGCGGCTGCGCTACTTCTACGACAACACCTCATTGGCCGGCGCCAGCTTCGACTATCACGGCAATCCCGTCGCCATCCTCAAGGGCCGCATCCTGGCCGTCGTCGTGCTGGTGGCCTACCAGCTTGCCGGTTACGTCAACATTCTGCTGGGCCTGATCGCGGCGCTGGCACTCATGTTGGGCAGCCCCTGGCTGATCTGGCGCAGCCTGCAGTTCAAGCTCTACAACACCAGCTACCGCGGCATTCGCTTCGGGTTTCGCGGCAGCTTCGGCGGCGCCTTCAAGAACTTCCTGCTGTGGCCCATGATCTCCGGCTTCAGCGTGGGCCTGTTGATGCCGATGGCGGCGCAGCGCTTCAAGCGCTTCCAGCATAATGAAGCGCGCTTCGGTGCGACCCACTTTTCCTTCCACGGTTCTGTAGGCGCCTTCTACCGGGCCTTCCTGGCCGGCATCGGCAGCTGGATCGCCGGCCTGGTGATCATCTTCCTCAGCTTTGACGGTGCGGCACTGTTGCACGTGGAGCACTTTGACTGGCGTATCCTCCTCACCTTCGTGGCGATGTTGCTGGCGCTCTATGTGTGGTCCTTCCTGATCATTCCTTTGTGGGTGACCCTGCTGCAAAACCTCGTCTGGAACAATACCCGTCTGGGCGAACATCGCTTCCAAAGCCGCATGCGCTGGAGCCGCACGGCGGTCATCATGCTGACCAACGTCCTGGCGATCGCCTTCACGCTGGGCCTGTTCACCCCCTTTGCGCAGATCCGCATGATGCGCTATCGCATCGAGTCAATCACCTTGCTGCCGACCGGTAGCCTGGATGACTTCATCGCCTCCAGCGAATCGCCCGGCTCGGCCACTGGTGAAGGCCTGGGCGACCTGCTCGACTTCGATCTGTCGATGTAAACCATGACGGTCTCCGCTTCCTATTACGATGGCAAGACGTCCAGGCGCCACCAGGTGACGCTGACCGTTACTGACGGCGTGGCGCAGGTGCGTGGCGAGGTGGAACGGGATTGTCCGATTGCGCAGTTGCGCGTCTCCGAACGTCTGAACCGGGCGGCGCGCAAGGTCAGCTTTCCGGATGGCGCCTATCTGGAGATCATCGATGGCGCCGCCTTCAGCGCCCTGCTGCATGACACCGGCCATCGCGATTCCTGGGTGGTCCGGCTGCAGCAAAGCTGGCGTCATGCGCTGGCAGCGTGCGCGGCGCTGGTGGCGGTGGTGGTGCTGAGCTATGTGTATCTGCTGCCGCTGGCCGCGCAAGGCATCACGGCGCTACTGCCGGTGGCGGTGGATCGCCAGGTCGGACAAGGAACGCTGGACTTCCTCGACCAGCAAGTACTGGCCCCCAGCCAGCTCGATGCACGCCATGCTCAGGCCATCACGGCGCGCTTTCGCGCCCTGACGGCACCGCTGGCCGATGCGCCGGATTACCAGATCGTGTTCCGCAAGAGCCTCATCGGGCCCAATGCATTTGCGCTGCCCTCGGGCCAGATCGTGGTGACCGACGAGATCGTGCAGTTGCTGGACGATGATGACGCCCTCATGGGCGTGATGGCACATGAACTTGGTCACGTACACCGGCGCCACCTGATGCGGCGGCTGATCCAGAGTTCGGCCATCGCGGCCACGGCCACGGTGCTGTTCGGCGATGTATCGGCGGTGCTGGCCAACATCCCCACGGTCTTGCTGGATCTGAAGTACTCGCGCGACATCGAACGCGAAGCCGATGACTACGCGATCGCCATGTTCAAGGCCAATGGCCTGCCGCGTCAGAAACTGGCGCAGGTGTTCGAAAAGCTGGAAAGCGAAGGCAAAGAGGGCCCGGCCTCGCGCTATCTCTCCAGCCATCCGGCCAATGACGAACGCATCGCCCACATCCTGGGCGCGCCCTGAAGGCGGTCCCTGACAAAACGCGAAGGCCGCCTCAATGGCGGCCTTCAGTTTTCTTGCCAGCTGCGGCAGAGCGCATCCTGCCTCTTCCATCCTGGCGGGCAGTGGCGACTATTGCCCGGGATCGGGCGCACTTTCGAAACCTTCCAAGAGTGCCTTCAAGGAATCCAGCACCAGTCCGTTGCTGCGAATCCAGTCCTGCCCGCTGCGTTCGATGATGACGTCATCCTGGTCCGGTGCAGACAGATCGATGATCTCGCTTTCCAGTGCCTCGATCGACAGCGCGGTGGTAAACGCCTTGACCACGGGCTTGGTCAGATCCTTGTGGTTCTGGCGGATGACCAGGGCCGTCCGGCCCGAGCGCAGCTTGACGATGGAGCCGATGGGATAGATGCCCAGCGTCTTGACGAAAGTCAGGAAGATGGGACGGTCGAAGTGGCCCGTCCAGCTGGCCATCCGGGCCAGCGATTCGGCAGGGTCCCAGGCGGCCTTGTAGCTGCGGTCCGAGGTGATGGCGTCATACACGTCGCACACTGCCGCCATGCGTGAATACAGGTCGATCTGGTTGCCCTGCTGGCGCCCGGGATAACCGCTGCCATCGATCTTTTCATGGTGATGCAGGCAGACGTCGAGAACGTAATCGGGCACGCCCGCAAAGCCACTGAGATATTCGTAGCCCAGCGTGGGATGGCGCTGGATGATGCGGAATTCCTGGTCGGTCAGCTTGCCGGGCTTGTTGAGCACGTCCAGCGGGATGAAGGCCTTGCCCACGTCATGCAGATAACCGGCCAGGCCTGCTTCCTTGCAGGCGATGGTGTCCATGCCCATGGTCCGGGCCAGCGCCACCATCATGGTGCATACGGCAATGGAGTGCAGATAGGTATATTCATCGGCGCGCTTGAGACGGATGATGCTAAGCAGCGCATTCGAATTGCGCGTCACCGAGGCGGCGATCTCCTCCACCAGATCCTGGCATCGCTCCACATCCAGGGTCTTGCCCAGACGTGCTTGCTTGAACATCTGCTGGGTCGATTCCTTGGCGCTCTCGTAGATGCGCAACGCTTCGTTCAATTCCTCGCGGTATTCGTTTTCCGGCATGGGCGGTGCAGGCGGCGCGATGGCCGCTTCATCGGTCCCGGTATCGGTGACGACGCTGACATCCCGGCCCAGCGACGTGTCGATCCAGCAAAATTCGAAGCCGGCGTTGCGGGCGCGGGTCACGTCCGCCGCGTGTTCGATGAGAAACTTGGTGCGCCAGAACGGATTGTCGATCCAGGGGGCATCGAATCCGGAAAAATACATGCCCACTGCCAAGTCGCTGACGCTGATTTTTTTGATTTGAGTCATCTGAGCCTGAGTGAAGTTGCTTCGCTGGACCGCCAGCAAGGCGTCGCACTCCGGCGTGGCCGCAGCGCGCGCATGGCTTCCACGAATGTATTACATCTCGTGCCGCTTGATTAGCAGGAAATTCCTGATGACACTCTTAATAAAAACCGCGTAATGATAAAAAGCAATGAAGATCAGCAACTCGCTGCGCGAGAAGTACGTTGCCCCCGGGCCAAAGAAAAACCCGGGCGCTGGCGCGGCCCGGGTTGTCAGGTGAGGCAGGCGTAACGAGCGGCGGCTCAGTGACGCTGCTCATCCTGCGGCATGCTCGACAAGCCTGAATACAGGCTGCAGCAATGCGGCGCACCGCGGTGCGATCCGGTATCGAGTTCGCTGGAGTCGTTAAGGAAATCGACCAGCTTGCGATAGAGTTGTGCGAAGTAGTGCATGACTTACCCCCTTTCACTGTTGACGAATGGCAGGGCCCCGAGGGTGTCTGCCAGTGCCGGGCTGTCCTTGGTTTTGATTCATACGGCCGGCACGAACCGTATAAATTGTTTATATCATTTATTCTATTTGCATGCCGGCCTGGCGTCTATCAGGATTTCTCTGACATTGCTGTCAGTGTTGCGCACAATCATCATCTCATCTGCACCTACGGTGGCGGCTCGAACGAATGTTCAGCCGTGTTGTCATGGCATGTAACATCGCCAAAAAAACGGCGCACATGATCGCGCTCCTGTGACAGTGCCATCTGCAAAATACGATGCGCCCGAGGACGGCGCATTGTGAGACCTGCTGCAACTGCCTATGATGCAGTCCTGTTTCCCTCATTGATCAAGGAAAAAGCATGACCGGAAGACGCCATTTCCTGTCCTTCGCGGCGCTGGCGGCAAGCGGCCTGCTCAGCCGCAGCTGGGCGGCACAGCCACAAGGCGCCAGTAAGCCCGGGGACGCATCCGTCATCACCACCACCCTGTCCCGGCTGGAAGCCGATGTCGGCGGCCGCCTGGGCGTGTCGCTGGTGGATATCGACGGAGGCCGACAGTGGGGCTATCGCGCCGATGAGCGCTTTCCCATGTGCAGCACCTTCAAGTTGCTGGCGGCCGCTGCCGTGCTGCGCCGCGTGGATCAGGGTCTGGATCAGCTGGGGCGCCGCATCGTCTATGGCCGGCAGGATGTGCTGCCCTACTCTCCTGTCACCGGCAAGCACACCGGCGGTGAAGGGCTGTCACTGGCGCAGTTGTGTGAAGCGGCCGTGACCCTCTCGGACAACACCGCCGCCAATCTGATGCTGGCGACCATGGACGGCCCGGCCGGACTGACCCGCTTCGTGCGTACGCTGGACGATGCGCTGACCCGCCTGGACCGCAATGAGCCCACGCTCAATGAAGCCGTCCCGGGCGACCCGCGCGACACCACCACACCGGCCGCCATGACCGCCGACCTGCGCCGGCTGGTGCTGGGCGATACGCTCACACCCGCTTCGCGCCAGCAGCTCACGCAGTGGCTGGTCGCCAGCCAGACGGGGGACAAGCGCGTGCATGCCGGCCTGCCGGCCGGCTGGAAGGCCGGCGACAAGACCGGCACCGGCCGCCTGGGCACGGCCAATGATGTCGGCGTGGTCTGGACGGACAAGGGCGCGCCGCTGCTGTTTGCGGTCTATCTCACGGAGAATGCGGCCACCGACGCCCGGCGCGATGCCGTG includes:
- a CDS encoding type VI secretion system Vgr family protein, with protein sequence MDTTSRLLSRLIRFSAATRLYRLDIAGQTEDRFLVEAYAAVDALHAVGATEVIVLSLEADAAPSSLLGRRATLEMRLADGGVRRSTGLIHEVAKLGGDGGFCRYRLRLAPWLWLLTQASTSRVWQDKSLLEVVEDVFREFPQHADWHWSADALTCLGRLPLRSYTVQYRQTHFDFISRLLAGEGLSWRMEEHAASPQGHRMVIFADSTARSSFPEDATSAAHRGIRFHGAREQEQRDVIHALAACRSLQAASYTLLAYDYQNKQAIASSIPTHHAFGGRAAPWLESYDSAGPFAHDDGHAADRHARLMMEAAEARNKLWRGRGTVRSLQAGSRFALMQGPLAGQERDYAVLSVLGVGVNNLPAQTEAALAELFGPLPVLLDEAIAACLKTTGTAATLASDQDLIALARRMGYANVFEAIRADIPWRPVLADGTGLERRPHALAQGSQSAIVVGDRGQTQPNGPDELCCDRLGRVRIRFHWQGRHDDAAATCWVRVGQRCAGPGMGMQFLPRIGQEVLVQFIENDLERPIVLGALYNGRGEGGVAATPGGEVKVSAEIQIFQQAGDTAISGQGNLAGGHAPTWHGASADLDGHRNSAAQWGIRSKEFGGWGYNQLLFDDSNDRGRIQLKTTQAGTELNLGHLIHSADNYRGSFRGTGVELRTDAYGVIRAGRGILFSSYRVEHRAQHRDPAGDNMGQRAMARQAAHLSKTFGEAVRTHRTVGMAEGPDAMKQAIDGQAEIAQQELPATSTPLIQIAAKEGLGVVAGQHLQMANGGGVSLIVGQDAQHVSGQQFRLRTQQAIGLLAGATAAGDQGIGLQMIAAQRDIDVQAQSGGLAVQARDQLRIVSANAGVNWAAARRITLATAGGASIAIEGGNITVLCPGKITIHAAQKLFDGPIRGNVILPQMPGEVCRECLLKAARQGAPGVLK
- a CDS encoding cytochrome c — translated: MIKHYFIAACAAVMSLSAFTAAAQGNPAASPVDQQLVQRGEYLAKAGDCVACHTAKGGKPFAGGLPIATPVGTVYSSNITPDKENGIGSYSEEDFDKALRHGIRKDGASLYPAMPYPSYARVKPSDVKALYAYFMNGVQADPAPNRGVDITWPLSMRWPLSIWRKVFAPAVAVDGPEDNSPLVRGQYLVEGLGHCGACHTPRGVGMQEKALSNDSSLYLSGGVIDGYLANNLRGDARDGLGNWSEADIVAFLKTGRNSHSAAFGGMADVVAQSTQYMTEEDLSAMAKYLKSLKAVKEGTAALAYDDKTHQALRKGSDQSPGAMAFLSNCAACHRSSGKGYDETFPTLALSPTVNAGNPASLIRIVLEGAEMPWTHKAPTQFAMPGFASRLSDQEVADVVTFIRSSWGNQASSVSASDVAKVRKQLPEKKATEAGSAPLARQ
- a CDS encoding GMC family oxidoreductase, which codes for MAIKKDKVDVVMVGLGWTGSIMGMELTEAGLNVLALERGDMRDTNTDTPYPKAVDELKYSVRGALFQDLSRETVTIRHTLSDVAVPYRQHGSFLLGDGVGGAGFHWNGMMYRNLPEELEMRTHHEQKYGKKFIPEDMTIQDHGVTYKELEPFYDFSEKVMAVSGKAGNLKGKIVPGGNPLEAERSDEFPTPPLQYQYSASLVEKAMRDVGYHPYPTPAANASQPFTNPYGVRIGPCNYCGFCENYGCYMYSKASPQTTILPVLLKRKNFEVRTKAQVIKVNLDASGKRATGVTYIDAQGREVEQPADLVLLTAFQTHNVRLLLLSGIGKPYDPVSGEGVVGKNFAYQYNGGINVVMPKGTQFNPFIGTGAGGVGMDDLNADQFDHGPLGFIGGASIRHVRYGGRPIKQAGTMPGEKVPNWGSEWKASVQDAYQRTLTIGMSGSVMAYRDCYLSLDPTYKDANGQPLLRLTLNWKENEGKMLTYIAGQMEKVGQAMNPEKVVKAVRKTGSSWDTRVYQSTHLTGGAIMGTTPRNSVVNKYLQSWDVPNVFVYGACAFPQNMGYNPTGLVTALAYHSARAIREQYLKNPGPLVQA
- a CDS encoding gluconate 2-dehydrogenase subunit 3 family protein: MSQDKEPRRRFLRQVLAIVPAATTLGGATTVAVSQPAMADSSEPGKPRAYTPTYFTAPEWAFLNAAVDHLIPSDQYGAGALETGVPEFIDRQMETPYGAGKLWYMQGPFHPDSVPELGYQLSLVPRDIYRQGIAACNDWCSKNHGKVFAELDKARQVDVLKMMEGGKITFDTVPAKTFFSFMLGNTKEGYFADPMYGGNQKMGGWKMVGFPGARADFADWVDQYNVKYPYGPVSILGEKG
- a CDS encoding dienelactone hydrolase family protein, encoding MSTSWNTAAIAEKLGIAASDLGIETIAHSADGIDYESVLLYNKAHPPVSGVLSVPNYFGLRQQALEIAATTIGAGHAILVADVFGKTLRPTNPDEALAAIIPLKKDRAELRKRMHGALKVLREQSFVRLDSGKLGASGFCFGGTAALELARDGADLRGTVSLHGALDTPAPAQSKVKGAVLVLHGVQDPSVPRDQVNGFIDEMSALQIDWQLVNYGQAGHSFTDPDANHPGFFYHRQTAERAAVALQAFFAEVLA